AAGAAAGAGCATAATTCTGTTAAAGAATCGCGCCCGATTGTTGAAGATCTTTATTGAAGTAAAGCTACCCGTTACTTTAAGTGAAATAATTTACAAGCGTACCAGTTGTTTGTTAATTAAAGGCAGCGATTACTATCTTTGTTGTCTGCACGATAAGTTTATCATTATAAGTAGCATCCTTTTTATCGTGACTAGAAAGTATTGCAAGAACAATAGGATTTCCTTGCGGACGCCAAATGACAGCAATATCATTTCGCGTGCCATATGATCCTGTTCCAGTTTTATCACCCACTTCCCAACCATTTGGTACACCAGCACGAATCAATGTTTCGCCAGTTGTATTTCTCTTCATCCAATCTATTAAAAGCTCACGTTTTTCAATAGGGAGTGCATCCCCAAGTGTGAATTTCTGAAGGTTAACAGCAAGTGCTTTTGGTGTACTAGTATCATGTGTCTCTCCGGGGTTAACTTCATTTAACTCAGGTTCAAATCGTTCAGGGTTGGTAACATTATCACCAATTTCTCTGAGTGATTTTTTAAGCCCACTTGGTCC
Above is a genomic segment from Neobacillus endophyticus containing:
- the bla gene encoding class A beta-lactamase produces the protein MKGVIIINTQKNQETVIKDLFAKLENKFDAILGVFALDIGTNQTINYRPDERFAYASTHKVLSVGALLQQKSIEDLNQRITFTRNDLVNYSPITEKHVNTGMSLRELCDATLRYSDNTADNLILKQLGGPSGLKKSLREIGDNVTNPERFEPELNEVNPGETHDTSTPKALAVNLQKFTLGDALPIEKRELLIDWMKRNTTGETLIRAGVPNGWEVGDKTGTGSYGTRNDIAVIWRPQGNPIVLAILSSHDKKDATYNDKLIVQTTKIVIAAFN